The sequence TGACCGATCGCTCAGGCGCTCCAGCCGAGCGCGAAGGCGCCGCCGAAGATCACCACGAAGTAGATGATGATCGACACGACGCCCACGACGGGCAGCCGCTCCGGGTAGTGCGACCACCACACGACGCACAGGCTCAGCAGGAACGCCCAGACGAGCATCAGCCCGAGCACCCCCCACCACGGGGCGACGGTGCCGCTGGTGGCGTACAGGAAGAACGACGCCGCCATCAGGATCATCCCGAGGAAGGGCTTGAACGAGACCTTGTTGGGGTTGTGGGGCTGGACGCGTCGGCGGCGCTGGATCAACCTCACTCCCCCGACTCGATCTCGTCGTTCCAGTCGGGGTCGTTCTCCCACGCCTCGGTCCGACGGGCGGCGAGCTCGAGCGCCTCGGACGCCTCGGCGTAGGTGTCGTACGGGCCGAGGCGCTCCTTGTTGGCGCAGCCCTCGTCCTCGCGCTCGACGCGGTTGTGCTTGATGCAGTACCAGTACGCCGTCATGCGGCGAACCTACCGCGGCGCGACCGCGTCGAGCAGGTCAGTGACGCCGCGTGCCAGCTTGTCGGCGTAGGAGGCGAACACGTCGCGGCGCACCTCCAGCATCACCGCCTGCACCGCAGCGTCGGTCCCGCGGTGGCGCGGCGGCACGTAGCAGCCCGCGAAGGGGGTGTCGACCAGGACGCGGCCCGACGGCGTGACGGGGCGCATCGCACCGATGGCTGCGTCCCGCAACGAGCGCGGCGTGTGGAAGTCGTCCACACCGACCGCCACCTCCGGCCGCGGGCGGCCGTCGTCCATCTCGTAGGGCAACGGGTCCTGCGGGTAGGAGTGCAGGTCGATCACCGTCACCTCACCGGCCACGGCCAAGCGCTCGTCGACCAGGTCCGCGAGCGCCTCGACGTACGGCGTGAAGTAGTCGTCGATGAGCGCTTCGCGCTGGGCATCGGTGGGCTGGCGCAACTGGCTCAGGTCACTGGTGCGCTCGTACACCACCGCGTCGAGCTCGACGGGACGGATCCGCTCGAGGTCGTCGATGAACCGCTCCGGGTCGACGACGAGCCGTGAGAGGTGGTTGACGAAGATCCACGGCCGGACTCCGGCGAGGTCCGCTGCCTCGCGGGCGAGGTTGTCCGTGCCGGCATCGGTGACGTGTTGCAACTCGGCCGCGAGCGCGTCGTCGTCGAGCAGGATGCCTTCACGGACGTCGGCGGGGATGTGGGTCGAGGCGTGAGGGACGTGCAGCACCACTGGGGCGTCCGGGTCCCCCGGGATCACCTCGAACGGGCTGTGGGTGCTCATGTCCTCGACCGTAGGACGCACCTCCGGCAGATTCGAACGGGTTCACCCCTGTCGTCGGAAGTGTGCTTCCTCACCGTCCCAGTGGTGGTCGTACTGCGGGTCGTGTGCGCGGTGGTGGTGGAACGAGCACAGTGTGGCCAGGTCCGCGAGGTCCGTCGTGCCGCCCTCTGCCCAGGTACGGCGCTTGTGGTGCGCCTCGCACCAGGCCGTGGGGATGTCGCACCCGGCTGCCTGACAGGCCGTGTGCGTCGCAGTGTGGGCGGTGCGCTGCGCCGCGGTGAAGAGCCGTTGACTGCGCCCGAGATCGAGCACGCGCCCATGCCCGTCCAGCACGGCCGGTTGGAGGCCGTGCTGGCACGCGAGGCGGCGTACGGCGGAGGTCGAGAGCCGCTCACCGGTGTCGAGCTGCGCGGCGCCCACCTCCGCGCGCAGTCGCCGCTCATCGATGGTGACGACCAGGCTGACGGGCGTGCCGCCGTGGGTGGGCAAGCCGTCGACCGGCAGGTGCTCGAGGAGCTGGCAGAACGCCTCGCCCTGTCGCTCGGTGTGGCTACGTCGGTCGTCATCGCCGTTGACGCTGTCGTCGTCCGCCGCCCGGCGGGGGTTGCTGATGGCCGCCAGCGCCTTGCGCAGCAGGTCGGCGGCGTGGTCGGGCAGCTCGGCACGAATGCGCGTGCGGCCCGGCCCGGCACGAAGGAAGCGCAGTTCGGTGCGTTCGCGGGCACGCCGCTCCTCGGCGCGGAGCAGCCGGCCCTCGATCTCGTCGGCGACCTCGGGTGCGGTGACCTCGAGAATGCGACGGCCGAGCACGCGCACCTCTCGTGGGCGGTGGTCGGCGGCGAGCTTGACGAGGTCGCACTCAGCGCGGGCCACGAGGTCACGTCGGCCCTCGGCGTCGTGGCCGGGGATGTCGGCGGGCAGCTCCTCGACGGCGTCGACGACGGCCCGCGCGTGTGCCAGCGAGATGTCGCCCGTTGCGGCCGCGCGGGCCGGGACCGGGTGCTCCCGGAGCCGCTCGCCAAGTCGCTCGACGCCGACGTACCGCGCGTGGGGCACGCGCTGCCGGTGGGCCAACCACGCGCCCGCGGATCGTGCCGCCCCCGATTGGGCAACGTCGTCGGAGACGGCCAGCGTGTCGGCGATGCGCGCCTCCACGCGCTGCTCGACGCGGGCCAGGCAACCCAACAGCTCGGCCTTGTCGTCGGTCGAGAGGTAGAGCGGGTCTGCCGCATCGGTGTCGTCGAGCGCGGCCAGCATCCGGTCGGCAGCCGCGAGGAGCGGATGCCTCGTCGAACCGGATGCGTGCCAACTCATGTCACTGACGCTAGCCGCGACCACCGACATCCGACCGCGCTCGGCGAGGTCGGCGAGGTCGCCTGTGGAGAACTCGCAACGCACGCCGCAGTCCCGACGACGAGCGTGTGCCTCAGGCGGGCCGGAGCACCTCATGGAGACGAAGAGTCGTTTCCTCCACGTCGATGTCGCCGGCGTCCTGGCGCAGTCGCTTGTAGAGCCGCTTGGGCCAGAGAACCTTGATGTCGCGCATCACGAACGATCCGTCCAACAGGGGCCAGTCAGCATCGATGAAGCACAGCGCGCCCTGAACCGGCACATCTGGCACCACGGATCGCACGACCTCGACCTGCTTGATCACCCCGTCCACCAGCTTCGTGCGGTCTCGGCCCGCAACCATCAGCTTCTCCACGCGAGGTCGGAGCACCCCGCCCTCGACTCGGTGCGTCGGACGACCCTTGTACTTCTTGGCGTCAATCACCCAGACCCCGGCTGACGTGACCGCCAGGTGGTCGATGTTCGCCCGTGTGCCGGGGACGCCCCGATCGTGGAGCGTGGCGATGCCGTCCTCGGCGAGTCGGTCCAGCGATCGTCCCAGTTGCTCTTCGCCGATCGCACCGGTCTCCCACGCCTTGATGCTCTGCTCCTCCTCGAAGACCGCCAACAGCAAGCCGCCGATGCGTGGGAATCGCTCGCGGACCCGCTTGTCGCGAGCAGCCATTCGACGCTCGTACTCCCGCCTGGCCGAGGCGCCCGCACCCGCGCCCGAGATCGTCTCCTGCGTGCGCTCGGGTTCGGATCGGCCCCGAGCGTCGGGAGGCGAAGCCTCGGCGGAGTCGGATCGGGAGGCATCGTCACACGACAAGCAACGCACGGTCTTCGTGTCGCGCTCGTAGAGCGCCTCGGTGCGAGCGGCCAGCTCAACGTTGCACACCCGGCAGGTGCCGGCGTACCGAAGCCGCATCTGCTTGACGTTCTCTCCGGTCACCATCGGACGGTATCGAGGGCGCCCGACGCATTCGCGAGCATTGCCGAAAAACCCTCGACAGCTCAGTCGCCGTGTACCTAGCGTCACCCGCGTGATGCAGCAGTACGTCTTCCACCTGGGCTGACTCGCCCCGCCCCGAGCGCTGCCGCCCGGCAGCGCCACCGAGTCAACCCTTGGAGGAAGCATGTTGCTGCTCGTCTCCGGCGCCTCCGGCGTCGGCAAGTCCACTGCGCGGCTCCACGCCCGCCACCTGCTGCCGGACACGTTCGATCCGGTGGAGTTCATGATGCTCACCGAGATCCCGCCGGTGCCGACGGTCGCGTGGCGCCAGCAGCAGACCGAGGAGGTCGTACGCCGCTCGGTCGACCTGGCCGGGGAGGGTCGCCACGTGTTGTTCGCGGGTGACCCGGTGCCGGCCGGCGAGGTCGTCGCGGCGCCGTCGGCGGACCGGGTCGAGGTCGCCGTGCTGCTGCTCGACGCGTCCGCGGAAGCGCAGACTGCACGGCTGCGTGCGGCCGGCCATCCCGAGGAGCTGTTGGATCGCCACGTGGCGTTCGCCGACTGGCTGCGCCGCCACGCGACCGACCCGACGTGCGTGCCCGAGGCGGTCACCACCGACGCCTGGGAGGAGATGCGCTGGGACCGCTGGGTCGGCCGCGGCGACCTCCCCGGATGGGAGATGACCGTGTTCGACACGACGGACCTCACCGGCGAACAGGTCGGACGGACTGTCGCCGACTGGGCGCAGGACGCGGTGGCCGGCCGCGCGCCGATCCTGCGGGTGGCCTGAGCACGCGGCGTGGGGTCAGGCCTCGCTGGCCTCCTCCAGCGAGACCGGCTCCACGCCGCTGCCGAAGAACAGCGCGTAGCTCACTCCGGCCAGCACCGCGCCGACCACCGGCGCGAGCAGGAAGACCCACAGTTGGATCAACGCGTCGGAGCCGGCGAAGAGCGCCTGGCTTATCGAGCGGGCCGGGTTGACCGAGGTGTTGCTGACCGGGATCGAGATGAGGTGGATCAGCGTCAGCGCGAGGCCGATCGCCAACGGTGCGAACCCCCTCGGGGCACGGGTGTCGGTCGCGCCGAGGATGACGTAGAGGAAGAAGGCGGTCAGCACCACCTCGGCGATGATCACCGACCAGAGCGCGTAGCCCATGGGTGAGTGGTCGCCGTACCCGTTGGCGGCGAAGCCGTCGGAGGCGCTGAAGCCGTCGGTGCCGCTGGCGATGGCGAAGAGCACCGCGGCAGCGGCGGTGGCGCCGACGACCTGCGTGGCGACGTACGCGGGCACGTCCTTGGCGTCGAACCGCCTGGCCAGCGTGACACCGATGGTGACGGCGGGGTTGAAGTGGCCGCCGGAGACGTGGCCGACGGCGTAGGCCATGGTGAGGACGGTGAGGCCGAAGGCGAACGCGACGCCGATGAAGCCGACCTGTTCGCCGGCGAGGACGGCGGTGCCACAGCCGCCGAGGACCAACCAGAAGGTGCCGAAGAACTCGGCGGCAAGGCGCTGCTGCATGGGGGCCATCGCACGACCTCTCCCGTGATCGGCGCGGGGCGCCGTCGCCCGGTCCACCCGGGCCCGCCTTCATTGTGATCCAGGTCACACTCGAATGCCAGAGGTCTCATCGGCACGGCCCGGGGAGATGGCAGCATGGCGCCACCCATGAGCCCTCCTCCCCCGCCCCACGACCGCCGGCTGTTGCTCGCCGTCGACGCGCCGTCGCTGCTGCACCGCAACCACCACGCGCGGGCGACCTCCGGGCTGCGGGACCGGTCGGGCCGCCCGGCGTGGGCGCTGCACGGGATGCTGCGCCAGATCCTGGACGCGATCGACCAGTTCACCCCGGACGCGGTGCTCTTCGGGTTGGACGACCGGGAGTCGTCGGTGCGGGCGGAGTGGTACCCCGACTACAAGGCGGGTCGCGCCGAGAAGGACCCGGCGCTGGTGGAGCAGCTCGGCCGCGCCGGGGCGCTGCTGGACGCACTGGGCCTGGCGACGGTCACGCCGCCCGGGTTGGAGGCCGACGACGTCAACGCGTCGGCGGCGGCCTGGGCGCGGGAGCACGGCTGGAACTGCGTCATCGTCACCTCCGACCGCGACGCGTTCGCGCTCATCGACGACCACACCCGCGTGCTGCGGCTGATCGACGGCGGCATCGGCGGCTCCCCGCTGCTCACCCCGGCCCGGCTGCACACGATGTACGGCGTCGCCGCCGAGCACTACCTCGACTACGCGGCGCTGCGCGGGGACGCCAGCGACAACCTGCCCGGTGTACGCGGCATCGGCGAGAAGTCGGCCGCCACCCTGCTCGCGGTCGCGGGGTCGATGGACGTGGTATGGGCGGACA comes from Nocardioides panacisoli and encodes:
- a CDS encoding N-formylglutamate amidohydrolase, translating into MSTHSPFEVIPGDPDAPVVLHVPHASTHIPADVREGILLDDDALAAELQHVTDAGTDNLAREAADLAGVRPWIFVNHLSRLVVDPERFIDDLERIRPVELDAVVYERTSDLSQLRQPTDAQREALIDDYFTPYVEALADLVDERLAVAGEVTVIDLHSYPQDPLPYEMDDGRPRPEVAVGVDDFHTPRSLRDAAIGAMRPVTPSGRVLVDTPFAGCYVPPRHRGTDAAVQAVMLEVRRDVFASYADKLARGVTDLLDAVAPR
- a CDS encoding DUF222 domain-containing protein; translated protein: MSWHASGSTRHPLLAAADRMLAALDDTDAADPLYLSTDDKAELLGCLARVEQRVEARIADTLAVSDDVAQSGAARSAGAWLAHRQRVPHARYVGVERLGERLREHPVPARAAATGDISLAHARAVVDAVEELPADIPGHDAEGRRDLVARAECDLVKLAADHRPREVRVLGRRILEVTAPEVADEIEGRLLRAEERRARERTELRFLRAGPGRTRIRAELPDHAADLLRKALAAISNPRRAADDDSVNGDDDRRSHTERQGEAFCQLLEHLPVDGLPTHGGTPVSLVVTIDERRLRAEVGAAQLDTGERLSTSAVRRLACQHGLQPAVLDGHGRVLDLGRSQRLFTAAQRTAHTATHTACQAAGCDIPTAWCEAHHKRRTWAEGGTTDLADLATLCSFHHHRAHDPQYDHHWDGEEAHFRRQG
- a CDS encoding nuclease-related domain-containing protein codes for the protein MTGENVKQMRLRYAGTCRVCNVELAARTEALYERDTKTVRCLSCDDASRSDSAEASPPDARGRSEPERTQETISGAGAGASARREYERRMAARDKRVRERFPRIGGLLLAVFEEEQSIKAWETGAIGEEQLGRSLDRLAEDGIATLHDRGVPGTRANIDHLAVTSAGVWVIDAKKYKGRPTHRVEGGVLRPRVEKLMVAGRDRTKLVDGVIKQVEVVRSVVPDVPVQGALCFIDADWPLLDGSFVMRDIKVLWPKRLYKRLRQDAGDIDVEETTLRLHEVLRPA
- the aqpZ gene encoding aquaporin Z, which produces MAPMQQRLAAEFFGTFWLVLGGCGTAVLAGEQVGFIGVAFAFGLTVLTMAYAVGHVSGGHFNPAVTIGVTLARRFDAKDVPAYVATQVVGATAAAAVLFAIASGTDGFSASDGFAANGYGDHSPMGYALWSVIIAEVVLTAFFLYVILGATDTRAPRGFAPLAIGLALTLIHLISIPVSNTSVNPARSISQALFAGSDALIQLWVFLLAPVVGAVLAGVSYALFFGSGVEPVSLEEASEA
- a CDS encoding 5'-3' exonuclease; protein product: MSPPPPPHDRRLLLAVDAPSLLHRNHHARATSGLRDRSGRPAWALHGMLRQILDAIDQFTPDAVLFGLDDRESSVRAEWYPDYKAGRAEKDPALVEQLGRAGALLDALGLATVTPPGLEADDVNASAAAWAREHGWNCVIVTSDRDAFALIDDHTRVLRLIDGGIGGSPLLTPARLHTMYGVAAEHYLDYAALRGDASDNLPGVRGIGEKSAATLLAVAGSMDVVWADIDACGGETLVAAMDSWCEERGVRRIGAGVVRKLAAPDARERFDFNRRIMVCRDDVALGITPDVPGTPGLLPLHPDRVARVVGHLDVVATTDLALRVLTQPPTPSR